A section of the Polynucleobacter sp. AP-Sving-400A-A2 genome encodes:
- the tolB gene encoding Tol-Pal system beta propeller repeat protein TolB: protein MLQVAKKYFSSVVSVTLAVLSMAGLSSSALAQMNIEITGVGQSLYPIAVMRFKDESKLPTSVTNIIRKDLARSGYFKNTENGNASESDEGTPNYKSWAARGADALVVGSVVQTSAGQFEIRYKLFDVRKSESLGGLNINSSADNLRAAAHKIADDIILKLLGERGIFSTRLSYVIKEGKRYRLVISDADGQNIRNAMNSGEPIISPSWSPDGKKVAYVSFEDRKPVIYVHELATGRRIALSNQKGNNSAPAWAPDGKKLAISLSKDGNTQIYSINADGTSLQRLTRGYTIDTEPQYSADGRYIYFTSDRGGNPQIYRMSAEGEQVEGAKRITFKQGFVTSPRISPDGKYLAYIANIGGAFRLYILNLATGDAQALTDGTSDESPSFAANGRYVLYSTKVGGKRVLAAVSVDGNSKQVLSIPGSDVRQPSWGPFMD, encoded by the coding sequence ATGTTGCAAGTTGCTAAAAAGTATTTTTCATCAGTAGTGTCAGTAACCCTAGCGGTGCTATCAATGGCCGGACTGAGTTCTTCAGCGCTAGCGCAAATGAATATTGAAATCACCGGCGTAGGCCAGTCCCTCTATCCCATCGCCGTGATGCGCTTTAAGGATGAGAGCAAACTACCAACCAGCGTGACTAACATCATTCGCAAAGACTTAGCACGCAGTGGCTACTTTAAAAATACCGAAAACGGTAATGCCAGCGAAAGTGATGAGGGCACACCAAACTATAAATCTTGGGCGGCTCGTGGTGCAGACGCCTTGGTTGTGGGCTCTGTGGTTCAGACTAGCGCAGGTCAATTTGAAATTCGCTATAAGCTTTTTGATGTTCGTAAATCCGAAAGTCTTGGCGGCTTAAATATTAATTCCAGCGCAGATAATTTGCGTGCTGCAGCTCACAAAATTGCCGATGACATCATCCTCAAGCTATTGGGTGAGCGCGGTATTTTCTCAACCCGCCTCTCTTACGTTATTAAAGAAGGTAAACGCTATCGTTTAGTGATCTCCGATGCGGATGGTCAAAATATTCGTAATGCCATGAATAGCGGCGAGCCAATCATCTCCCCATCATGGTCTCCTGATGGCAAGAAGGTAGCCTACGTTTCTTTTGAAGATCGTAAGCCAGTCATCTATGTTCACGAACTCGCTACCGGCCGCCGCATTGCCCTCTCAAACCAAAAAGGAAATAACAGTGCGCCAGCTTGGGCACCCGATGGCAAAAAGTTAGCAATCTCCCTCTCAAAAGACGGTAACACGCAGATCTACAGCATCAATGCTGATGGAACGAGCTTGCAACGCCTTACCCGTGGCTACACCATTGACACCGAACCTCAATATTCAGCTGATGGTCGTTACATTTACTTCACAAGTGATCGGGGCGGCAATCCACAGATTTATCGCATGAGCGCTGAAGGCGAACAGGTTGAAGGCGCCAAACGTATTACTTTCAAACAGGGTTTTGTAACTTCGCCACGCATTTCACCAGATGGCAAGTATCTTGCTTACATCGCCAATATTGGTGGCGCATTCCGTCTTTACATCCTTAATCTGGCAACAGGCGATGCCCAAGCATTAACCGATGGGACTAGCGATGAGTCCCCATCGTTTGCAGCTAATGGTCGTTATGTACTGTATTCCACGAAAGTGGGTGGTAAGCGGGTTTTGGCTGCGGTATCGGTAGATGGAAACTCTAAGCAAGTACTCAGCATTCCTGGGTCTGATGTTCGCCAGCCCTCTTGGGGACCATTTATGGACTAA
- the tolA gene encoding cell envelope integrity protein TolA codes for MHLGLLAFLVIGISWNNSTPSGVEVELWDASQQVETPVVPEIKTEMKEEAADIAIKKKKVEPEPPKKEVVKETPKPVTPTKPPPPKEKEKEKEKTKKTEAPKAAAPAETKANAAAEKVRADQLARLRAAAGAEGGSGGTSGSGVGGGGNAPPGWTDKVVKKVKPLIVFNPESISGNPAAVVKVNLAPDGAILSTDLVSSSGNAGWDRAVLLALTRAESLPKDDNGKIPQREVKLTFKPKD; via the coding sequence GTGCACTTAGGCTTGCTTGCTTTCTTAGTCATCGGTATTAGCTGGAATAACTCAACTCCTTCAGGAGTGGAAGTTGAACTTTGGGATGCAAGCCAGCAGGTAGAAACGCCTGTCGTTCCTGAAATCAAAACCGAGATGAAGGAAGAGGCGGCGGACATCGCCATTAAGAAAAAGAAGGTTGAACCAGAGCCCCCTAAAAAAGAAGTGGTGAAAGAAACGCCCAAACCAGTTACTCCAACTAAGCCTCCTCCACCTAAGGAGAAGGAAAAAGAAAAAGAGAAGACTAAAAAGACTGAAGCACCGAAAGCTGCTGCACCTGCAGAAACCAAAGCCAATGCTGCCGCTGAAAAAGTGCGCGCAGATCAGTTGGCACGCTTACGCGCAGCAGCTGGCGCTGAAGGCGGTAGTGGTGGTACTAGTGGCAGCGGAGTTGGTGGTGGCGGTAATGCGCCTCCTGGCTGGACGGATAAAGTAGTTAAGAAAGTCAAACCGCTCATCGTATTTAATCCAGAATCTATCAGCGGCAACCCTGCGGCAGTTGTTAAAGTGAATCTGGCACCAGATGGTGCAATCTTAAGTACAGATCTCGTGAGCTCCAGTGGTAATGCAGGATGGGATCGCGCCGTTCTCCTCGCGCTGACTCGCGCAGAAAGTCTGCCAAAAGATGACAATGGCAAAATTCCTCAAAGAGAAGTTAAGCTGACCTTTAAACCCAAGGACTAA
- the tolR gene encoding protein TolR gives MAGSLRRSSKRRAMSDINVVPYIDVMLVLLVIFMVTAPMVNPGVVNLPTVGGAKVQSLPPVFLTIDANENVIVRKDGDPVQTLNKFELGAFARSQAEKSAEQPVVLAADKSIKYEVVMEVMSKLKENGVKRVGLAVKSQ, from the coding sequence ATGGCCGGTTCACTGAGAAGATCCTCCAAACGTCGGGCAATGTCCGACATTAATGTGGTTCCCTATATTGATGTGATGTTGGTATTGCTGGTCATCTTTATGGTGACTGCACCAATGGTCAATCCTGGCGTCGTTAATTTACCAACAGTAGGTGGTGCAAAAGTGCAATCATTGCCACCCGTCTTTTTAACCATCGATGCCAATGAAAATGTCATTGTTCGTAAAGATGGTGATCCAGTTCAAACCTTAAATAAATTTGAACTTGGTGCATTTGCAAGATCACAAGCAGAAAAATCTGCCGAGCAACCTGTTGTTCTTGCTGCAGATAAATCCATTAAGTATGAAGTGGTAATGGAGGTGATGTCCAAGCTTAAAGAGAATGGTGTGAAACGTGTCGGTCTTGCCGTGAAGAGCCAATAA
- the tolQ gene encoding protein TolQ → MTPTQDLSFLSLVLNASLLVQLVMMLLLSMSVASWTIIFKKTAILRGVRQDTERFERDFWSGGDLNTLLEAAQRNTRSDAVLEHIFEAGMQEFMKVREIDAARRAMKATYQREMDMLEANLPFLASVGSVSPYIGLFGTVWGIMHAFRGLANVQNATLAAVAPGIAEALVATAIGLFAAIPAVVAYNRAATDVDRLAIRFETFIEEFTNILQRQASGK, encoded by the coding sequence ATGACACCTACTCAAGACCTCTCATTTCTCTCTCTTGTCCTAAATGCCAGCCTATTAGTCCAGTTGGTAATGATGTTATTACTAAGCATGTCTGTAGCTTCTTGGACCATCATTTTTAAGAAAACTGCCATTTTGCGTGGCGTCAGACAAGATACCGAGCGTTTTGAGCGGGACTTTTGGTCTGGGGGTGACCTGAATACCCTCTTGGAGGCGGCCCAGCGCAATACCCGCAGCGATGCCGTTTTAGAGCATATCTTTGAAGCAGGTATGCAGGAGTTCATGAAAGTTCGTGAAATCGATGCCGCCCGCCGCGCCATGAAAGCCACCTACCAGCGCGAAATGGACATGCTAGAAGCCAATCTACCGTTCTTAGCCTCCGTGGGCTCAGTCTCACCTTATATCGGCCTCTTTGGCACCGTTTGGGGCATCATGCATGCCTTCCGTGGCCTGGCTAACGTACAAAACGCGACCTTGGCGGCAGTTGCCCCAGGCATTGCTGAAGCACTGGTGGCTACTGCTATTGGCCTCTTTGCTGCTATCCCTGCGGTGGTTGCTTATAACCGCGCAGCAACGGATGTGGATCGCTTAGCAATTCGTTTTGAAACTTTCATTGAAGAATTCACCAACATCTTGCAACGTCAAGCTTCGGGCAAATAA
- the glyA gene encoding serine hydroxymethyltransferase codes for MFDRQNTLAKTDPELWASIQNENKRQEDHIELIASENYASPAVMQAQGSQLTNKYAEGYPGKRYYGGCEFVDVAEKLAIDRVKALYGAEAANVQPHCGASANQAVFLAFLKPGDTFMGMSLAEGGHLTHGMALNMSGKWFNPISYGLDKNEAIDYEQMERLAREHKPKLIIAGASAYSLVIDWERIGKLAKEVGAIFMVDMAHYSGLIAAGVYPNPVPHADIVTSTTHKSLRGPRGGIILMKAEHEKAINSAVFPGLQGGPLMHVIAAKATAFKEAQEPSFIEYQKQVIANAKALAETLISRGLRIVSGGTDSHVMLVDLRAKKMTGKEAERVLGEAHITCNKNGIPNDPEKPMVTSGIRLGSPAMTTRGFKEAEARQVGNFIADVLDNPNDADNIAKVRAQVAELTKRFPVYG; via the coding sequence ATGTTTGACCGCCAAAATACCCTAGCCAAAACCGATCCAGAATTGTGGGCATCGATTCAGAATGAAAATAAGCGTCAAGAAGACCATATCGAATTGATTGCTTCTGAGAACTATGCCTCACCAGCAGTGATGCAGGCGCAGGGCTCTCAGCTCACTAATAAGTACGCTGAAGGCTACCCAGGTAAGCGTTATTACGGCGGTTGTGAGTTTGTAGATGTGGCTGAGAAGTTGGCGATTGATCGAGTGAAGGCTTTGTATGGTGCTGAGGCGGCGAACGTTCAGCCGCATTGCGGCGCATCCGCAAACCAAGCGGTATTTTTGGCTTTCCTAAAACCTGGCGATACCTTCATGGGAATGAGTTTGGCTGAAGGCGGTCACTTGACCCATGGTATGGCCTTGAATATGAGTGGTAAGTGGTTTAACCCTATTTCTTATGGTCTTGATAAAAACGAAGCGATCGATTACGAACAAATGGAGCGTTTAGCTCGTGAGCACAAACCTAAATTGATTATTGCTGGTGCATCTGCTTACTCTCTCGTGATCGATTGGGAGCGCATTGGTAAGTTGGCTAAAGAAGTCGGCGCCATTTTTATGGTGGACATGGCGCATTACTCTGGTTTGATTGCTGCTGGTGTGTATCCAAATCCAGTACCGCATGCGGACATCGTTACCTCCACAACACACAAGAGTTTGCGCGGCCCTCGTGGCGGCATCATCTTGATGAAAGCTGAGCACGAGAAAGCAATTAACTCTGCAGTATTTCCAGGTTTACAAGGCGGTCCATTAATGCACGTGATCGCAGCTAAGGCGACAGCCTTTAAAGAAGCGCAAGAGCCTAGTTTTATTGAGTATCAAAAACAAGTGATTGCAAACGCAAAAGCATTGGCTGAGACTTTGATTTCACGTGGCCTGCGAATTGTTTCTGGTGGGACAGATTCTCATGTGATGTTAGTGGATTTGCGCGCTAAGAAGATGACTGGTAAAGAAGCTGAGCGTGTATTGGGTGAGGCGCACATAACTTGCAATAAGAACGGCATTCCGAATGACCCAGAAAAGCCAATGGTCACAAGTGGTATTCGTTTAGGTTCTCCTGCAATGACTACGCGCGGCTTTAAAGAGGCGGAAGCACGTCAAGTGGGGAATTTCATTGCAGACGTTTTGGATAATCCAAATGATGCTGACAATATCGCTAAGGTTCGTGCGCAAGTTGCTGAGTTGACTAAGCGTTTCCCTGTTTACGGCTAA
- the nrdR gene encoding transcriptional regulator NrdR, with amino-acid sequence MRCPFCHNDDTQVLDTRVSDEGDTIRRRRRCAKCDKRFTTYERVELVLPAIVKKNGSRVEYSHEKLVSSVKLALRKRPVSSDSVDEAIARIEEKLLSLGEKEIPSERVGELVMRELKRLDKVAYIRFASVYRSFADIESFESALKELK; translated from the coding sequence TTGCGCTGCCCTTTCTGCCATAACGACGATACTCAGGTACTAGATACCCGGGTATCGGACGAAGGCGATACCATTCGCCGTCGTCGCCGTTGTGCAAAGTGCGATAAACGATTTACGACTTACGAGCGTGTAGAGCTAGTACTACCAGCAATCGTCAAGAAGAACGGAAGTCGTGTTGAATACAGTCATGAGAAGTTGGTTAGCTCAGTCAAGCTAGCATTACGCAAACGACCCGTCTCATCTGATTCTGTAGATGAAGCGATTGCTCGTATTGAAGAGAAGTTACTCAGCCTCGGCGAAAAAGAAATCCCCAGTGAGCGTGTTGGTGAACTAGTGATGCGCGAACTCAAGCGTCTAGATAAGGTAGCCTACATCCGCTTTGCATCTGTATACAGAAGTTTTGCAGATATTGAATCTTTTGAGAGTGCGCTGAAAGAACTGAAATAA
- the adk gene encoding adenylate kinase has translation MRLILLGAPGAGKGTQAQFICEKFAIPQISTGDMLRAAVKAGTELGIAAKKIMDAGGLVSDDIIIGLVKDRLTQPDCSKGYLFDGFPRTIPQAQAMKDAGVPIDYVLEIDVPFEAIIDRMSGRRVHPASGRTYHVTFNPPKVEGKDDATGEALIQRDDDKEETVRKRLQVYNDQTRPLVEYYSTWATQSNAADKVKAPAYRKVSGTGNVDDITASIFAELQ, from the coding sequence ATGCGCTTAATTCTGCTCGGTGCACCAGGTGCTGGCAAAGGAACACAAGCTCAGTTCATTTGCGAAAAATTTGCCATTCCACAAATCTCGACTGGAGACATGCTGCGCGCAGCCGTTAAAGCTGGAACTGAACTTGGTATTGCTGCCAAAAAAATTATGGATGCTGGCGGCCTCGTTTCGGATGACATCATCATTGGCTTGGTAAAAGATCGCTTAACTCAACCCGATTGCAGCAAAGGCTACTTGTTTGACGGTTTTCCAAGAACGATTCCCCAAGCACAAGCCATGAAAGATGCTGGCGTACCAATTGATTACGTTTTAGAAATCGATGTGCCATTTGAGGCCATCATTGATCGCATGAGTGGTCGTCGCGTTCATCCAGCCTCAGGACGTACTTATCACGTTACCTTCAACCCACCAAAAGTGGAAGGTAAAGACGATGCGACTGGTGAAGCCTTGATTCAGCGTGATGATGACAAAGAAGAAACCGTCCGCAAGCGCTTGCAGGTTTATAACGACCAGACTCGTCCACTAGTGGAGTACTACTCTACTTGGGCAACACAAAGTAATGCAGCTGACAAAGTAAAGGCTCCAGCCTATCGCAAAGTCAGTGGTACAGGTAACGTTGATGACATTACTGCTTCTATTTTTGCAGAACTGCAATAA
- the kdsB gene encoding 3-deoxy-manno-octulosonate cytidylyltransferase: MSNNTSKPPEFLVVIPARLGSTRLPRKPLADIGGKPMVIRVAQRAQQSNAQSVVVATDSTEIQAVCDQYRIECLLTSADHPTGTDRIAEVAQLLKLPADTLIVNVQGDEPLIPPELINQVAQTLADNVTCAISTVAVPIVDTAEINNPNVVKVVLNRSNEALYFSRSTIPFVRDPNSEQAVTHLRHLGIYAYRADFLQAYTRLEPAPPEQAEALEQLRALWNGYRIAVHTASEAPPAGVDTAEDLERVRRILVS, from the coding sequence ATGAGTAATAACACCTCCAAGCCTCCTGAGTTTTTGGTTGTTATTCCTGCAAGACTTGGGTCTACTCGGCTGCCTAGAAAGCCCCTAGCTGATATTGGTGGCAAGCCCATGGTAATTCGTGTGGCTCAACGTGCGCAACAATCCAATGCCCAAAGCGTCGTAGTAGCAACCGACTCAACAGAAATTCAGGCAGTGTGTGATCAATATCGTATTGAGTGTTTATTGACCAGTGCAGATCACCCTACTGGCACAGACCGCATTGCAGAAGTAGCTCAACTACTAAAACTACCAGCAGATACTTTAATTGTGAACGTGCAAGGCGATGAACCCCTTATTCCGCCAGAGTTGATTAATCAAGTTGCTCAAACTTTGGCCGACAATGTTACGTGTGCGATTTCAACTGTGGCAGTCCCGATTGTTGATACCGCGGAAATTAATAACCCTAACGTAGTCAAAGTAGTCCTCAACCGCTCTAATGAGGCGCTCTACTTCTCTAGATCCACCATTCCTTTTGTGCGGGATCCAAACTCTGAGCAAGCCGTCACCCATTTACGTCATTTAGGTATCTACGCCTACCGGGCCGACTTTCTGCAGGCTTACACCCGCCTTGAACCGGCGCCACCTGAGCAAGCTGAAGCTCTAGAACAGCTCCGCGCCCTCTGGAATGGCTACCGTATCGCCGTTCATACCGCCAGCGAAGCCCCGCCGGCTGGGGTTGATACAGCTGAAGACCTCGAGCGGGTACGCCGTATCTTGGTCAGCTAG
- a CDS encoding Trm112 family protein, translating into MDKRLLEILVCPLCKSTLHLDAEKHELICKADRLAYPIRNDIPVMLVDEARSLSADEIN; encoded by the coding sequence ATGGACAAGCGCTTATTAGAGATTTTGGTCTGCCCCTTGTGCAAAAGTACTTTGCATTTAGATGCAGAAAAACACGAGCTCATCTGCAAAGCGGATCGCTTAGCCTACCCTATTCGTAATGACATCCCTGTCATGCTGGTTGATGAAGCCCGTAGCCTTTCTGCTGATGAAATCAACTAA
- the lpxK gene encoding tetraacyldisaccharide 4'-kinase, with protein MSSPKKTSFFNKAPRFWESRGPISLVLWPLSKVYGWVNQALDSVDELNLGRRKTVPVPIIIVGNIRVGGTGKTPIVIALAERVARMGWKPGIISRGYGASALSAPRQVTSDSNPADVGDEPVLIAQRTNNQFPIWVHPKRTLSIQSLLKQDPSVNVIISDDGLQHRSLLRWPAREGGRDIEFVVRDQRGEGNGFLLPAGPLREPASRERDATLMTGAMTPSNHIDEYFLGRRAFTLSSQLGAPYQLNHPSNTQSLFSIADTYIPNKITAVAAIGNPQRFFNDLLKQGIAGKCIGLPDHAKYTPEFFSAINAECILITEKDAVKCTSVQDERIWVVPMSLEIPNTLADWLQSILQRPDPNQYTL; from the coding sequence ATGTCATCCCCAAAAAAAACTTCTTTCTTTAATAAGGCTCCTCGGTTTTGGGAAAGCCGCGGGCCAATCAGCCTTGTGCTTTGGCCTTTATCTAAGGTTTATGGTTGGGTAAATCAAGCTTTAGATTCAGTGGATGAGCTGAACTTAGGAAGACGCAAAACAGTGCCGGTTCCGATCATTATTGTTGGCAACATCCGAGTTGGCGGCACAGGTAAAACGCCCATCGTGATTGCATTAGCAGAACGAGTCGCACGCATGGGTTGGAAGCCTGGGATTATTAGTAGAGGTTATGGTGCATCTGCATTAAGCGCACCCCGCCAAGTAACAAGTGATTCCAATCCTGCAGATGTTGGCGATGAACCTGTCTTAATTGCTCAGCGCACAAACAATCAGTTTCCGATTTGGGTTCATCCCAAACGAACTCTCAGCATTCAGTCTTTACTAAAGCAGGATCCTTCGGTGAACGTCATTATCAGCGATGATGGCTTGCAGCATCGAAGTCTGCTGCGCTGGCCTGCTCGCGAAGGGGGTCGTGATATTGAATTTGTAGTGCGCGATCAACGTGGTGAAGGTAATGGCTTCTTGCTACCTGCCGGTCCTTTACGTGAGCCTGCATCACGCGAGCGAGATGCCACTTTAATGACTGGAGCTATGACACCATCCAATCATATTGATGAATATTTTTTAGGGCGACGTGCTTTTACATTGAGCAGCCAACTGGGTGCACCCTATCAACTGAATCATCCAAGCAATACACAATCTTTATTCTCAATTGCTGATACCTATATTCCAAATAAGATTACCGCTGTCGCTGCAATTGGCAATCCACAACGCTTTTTTAATGACTTACTGAAACAGGGGATTGCAGGCAAATGTATTGGTTTGCCTGATCATGCCAAATACACCCCAGAATTTTTCTCTGCAATTAATGCTGAGTGCATCCTCATTACTGAAAAGGATGCCGTAAAATGCACCTCAGTACAAGATGAACGCATTTGGGTAGTTCCAATGAGTTTAGAGATTCCAAATACATTAGCAGATTGGTTGCAGTCGATTTTGCAAAGACCCGATCCAAATCAATACACTTTATAA
- a CDS encoding biopolymer transporter ExbD — protein sequence MSWLENKLQHRGQFSLGVRTAPVEPEINLIPFIDVLLVVLIFLMISTTFTRYQELAIILPTANGAASQSEVKQIHIAVSRDGRFTINGKVTDRSQLSNSLNVLNEDNAIQVNIDADAKAPHQAVMSALEAARDANLANIVFSSQTTKK from the coding sequence ATGAGTTGGTTAGAAAATAAGCTTCAGCATCGAGGTCAATTTTCACTAGGGGTAAGGACAGCTCCGGTAGAGCCTGAGATTAACCTCATTCCTTTTATTGATGTGTTGTTAGTAGTGCTGATCTTTCTGATGATCTCCACTACATTTACCCGCTACCAAGAGTTAGCCATCATCCTACCTACTGCGAATGGCGCAGCAAGTCAGTCGGAGGTGAAACAAATTCATATTGCAGTCAGTCGTGATGGGCGCTTTACAATCAACGGCAAGGTGACTGATCGTAGTCAACTGAGCAATAGCCTCAATGTACTCAACGAAGACAATGCCATCCAAGTCAATATCGATGCCGATGCTAAAGCCCCCCACCAAGCAGTCATGAGCGCCTTAGAAGCAGCGCGTGATGCCAACCTAGCTAATATCGTATTTAGCAGTCAAACTACCAAGAAATAA
- a CDS encoding MotA/TolQ/ExbB proton channel family protein: MYSILLSAGWPIWPLLIISIVGLAIVIERTWYLRQIHLFPKGSLATAFGLANAIFQQKTVSESEISAVGQLSPVGSLFACILREKASGNSADSALEELQASAQSTWLRLERYLGVLATIATIAPLLGLFGTVVGMIEIFGSQGVGSPQQLAHGISIALYNTAFGLLIAIPALAAWRGLRAMANQRQHECEEFTRQLFKKLYPYSADTK; the protein is encoded by the coding sequence ATGTACTCAATCTTACTGTCTGCAGGCTGGCCGATCTGGCCTCTTCTAATCATCTCCATTGTCGGTTTGGCTATTGTCATTGAGCGTACTTGGTATTTGCGCCAAATTCACCTTTTTCCTAAGGGCAGCTTAGCAACGGCATTTGGACTGGCAAATGCCATTTTCCAGCAAAAAACAGTCTCAGAATCTGAAATTAGTGCTGTCGGCCAACTTTCCCCCGTTGGTAGCCTCTTTGCCTGCATCCTTCGTGAAAAAGCCTCTGGAAACTCTGCAGACTCCGCCTTGGAAGAATTACAAGCCAGCGCTCAGTCCACTTGGTTAAGGCTAGAGCGCTATCTTGGTGTCTTGGCCACTATCGCAACCATTGCCCCCCTCTTGGGACTCTTTGGAACCGTTGTCGGCATGATTGAAATCTTTGGCAGTCAGGGCGTTGGCAGCCCTCAACAACTAGCGCACGGCATCTCTATTGCTCTGTACAACACCGCTTTTGGATTGTTGATTGCGATTCCTGCTCTAGCTGCATGGCGGGGTCTGCGTGCAATGGCAAATCAACGTCAACATGAATGCGAAGAATTTACCCGTCAATTATTTAAAAAACTCTATCCATATTCTGCGGATACAAAATGA
- the xseA gene encoding exodeoxyribonuclease VII large subunit, with product MSEISREILSVGDLNRAIASSLEERFDTVWVSGEISNFKAYDSGHWYFSLKDEEGQIRCVMFRGRNGQVGFMPQSGDLVEVAANLGFYVPRGDIQLTVQSMRRAGMGGLYEAFLKLKAKLAKEGLFDLENKRPIPTHPRAIGIVTSPQAAALKDVLSTLARRAPHIPVVIYPTLVQGPDAPAGIISALKAAEKENAVDVILLVRGGGSIEDLWAFNDEKLAYAIAQSPIPIVSGVGHETDVTIADFVADLRAPTPTGAAELAAPRRDQMLQELDAIMQALLQRVSQRVEREAQTLDQLALRLSHALPNPDRMREQISGWQKRLNQAWLVRVENWKRDQGHFHSQLEMLNPQRTLERGYAVILSKEEQAMHAVRNPSELNTENAFQVRLAQGQVEVEFARVEAEK from the coding sequence ATGTCTGAAATATCAAGGGAAATTCTGAGTGTTGGCGATCTTAACCGCGCCATTGCTAGCTCTCTGGAGGAGCGCTTCGATACCGTTTGGGTGAGCGGGGAGATCTCCAATTTTAAGGCCTATGACAGCGGGCATTGGTACTTTTCCCTAAAAGATGAAGAGGGTCAGATTCGTTGCGTGATGTTCCGAGGACGTAATGGGCAGGTCGGATTTATGCCTCAATCGGGAGATTTGGTGGAAGTTGCTGCTAATCTGGGATTTTATGTTCCGCGTGGGGACATTCAGCTGACGGTGCAAAGCATGCGCCGTGCTGGCATGGGCGGTCTTTATGAAGCATTTTTAAAGCTCAAAGCCAAGCTCGCCAAAGAAGGCTTATTTGATCTTGAGAATAAGCGTCCTATTCCAACTCATCCGAGAGCAATTGGCATTGTTACCTCACCGCAGGCAGCAGCTCTAAAAGATGTCTTAAGTACGCTTGCTAGAAGAGCTCCGCATATACCGGTTGTGATTTACCCAACCTTGGTCCAAGGACCAGATGCACCTGCCGGAATTATTTCTGCACTGAAGGCTGCCGAAAAAGAAAATGCTGTTGATGTGATTTTGTTGGTGCGTGGTGGTGGCAGCATTGAAGACCTCTGGGCATTTAATGATGAGAAGTTGGCTTACGCAATTGCGCAGTCACCCATTCCAATCGTGAGTGGGGTTGGGCATGAGACGGATGTCACGATTGCAGACTTTGTCGCTGACTTGCGAGCACCAACTCCTACGGGCGCGGCAGAATTGGCAGCGCCACGACGTGATCAAATGCTACAAGAGTTAGACGCCATCATGCAAGCACTGCTGCAAAGAGTGAGTCAGCGAGTAGAGCGTGAAGCGCAAACCCTAGATCAATTGGCCTTACGTCTGAGTCATGCCTTACCCAACCCAGACCGCATGCGAGAGCAAATTAGTGGTTGGCAGAAGCGACTCAACCAAGCTTGGTTAGTCAGGGTTGAGAATTGGAAACGTGATCAAGGCCATTTCCATTCTCAATTAGAAATGCTCAACCCGCAAAGAACTTTAGAGCGTGGTTACGCGGTGATATTAAGCAAGGAAGAGCAAGCAATGCATGCAGTTCGCAATCCGAGTGAGCTCAATACTGAGAATGCGTTTCAGGTGCGCTTAGCCCAAGGCCAAGTAGAGGTTGAGTTTGCAAGGGTTGAAGCAGAGAAGTAA